A window of Gossypium hirsutum isolate 1008001.06 chromosome D13, Gossypium_hirsutum_v2.1, whole genome shotgun sequence genomic DNA:
TTCTTGCAATCTTGAATTTGGTTCTTGAAtggtaaactttatttttcactAAATGAATAGCAATTTGGTTGCCACAATAAAACTTAATGCAACTTTGAACAATTCCTAAATCTTCCAATAGCCCATTAAGCCAAACAACCTGTTTAACGTCTTATGAAACTGCCATATGCTTTGCCTTTAGTCGATAAAGCTATTGTATATTGTAAGGTAAACTTTTAACTTACCGAGTGTTGTGGACACCGGGTAATATTCCACGTAGTTTTAGCtataataccaaaccctaatatcGAATTGGGAACACCAATACCAAATTGAAACTACCAAAACACAATGAATTTACTTGACAAAtaattgttaaatattaaaatggCTAGAAAAATCAATAGAtgcaaataaagtaaataaaggagttattacgatttttatcaaattacctACATCCTTGAGCACCAACACCGAAAGATAATTTCTTtatcacaaaaaaatatttacacaCTAATGAAAACTTTAATTAAAAGGTTTCCCAAAATATACTTAAATAGACCAATGAGGGAAGACAAAATTGTTGGGATGATTTTCTAAGTGAAAGCTTAAAGCCTTTTATATAGTGGTGGATAGGCAGCATTGTTAATGCCCTTCTTCATGTAGGAAAAATGAGCCAATACCAACAAATACGACTCCTTTTACTGATGAAAAGTGCTTCTTGTGGAAGGTTATAAATGTACCAAGTTTGTTGTTCTAGATGGATCATTGATGCTACGAGGAATAATTGAAAGTTTTATTTCCTCACTTATTCAGATTGGCGATAAATAAAGTGGCAGGAGTTCTGGAGTATGCTGTTGACTCCACATTCGATCATAATAACTGGGACGTATTCTTCTCTATGCAACTAAGGGAGCGGGAAAAGAGATGCTTGGGGAATTGAAAAGTATGGTTGGCAACCATAACTTATTCCAAAGCATTCTATTATTGCTTGGATGACTATTCTTGCGAGACTTGCTACAGAAGGGGAACTTATTCTAAAAGGTCTTGATGTGGATGGGCAACGTAAGCTTTGTGATAGTGGTTTGGAGACGAGGGCTCATTCTTTCTTCGATTGCCAATTTTCTCAACAGATTTGGGAAGCTGCTGTTAGACATTGTAAAATTGATAAAAGGGCTTTGGCTTGGTGGCACCAACATGAGCTTCAGTGGGCATATACTAGACTTAAAAAGGGTCCAAAAACTTGTTTGGAATGTTGTAATTTACTTTGTATAGGAAGAGAGGAATAGAAGAGAACTCAGAAATTAACAAAGGAGTTACTGAACATTGTCTAAGAGACCGTTTTTGCTAGACTTAGGGGGAAGATAATTGATAGGATTGATACTGTTAACTTGCAACAGTGTATCGGTCAGGGATTGATTGATTAATGGCTTGGTGGGTATAGTttgatatgtacaagagattggtgtgtataattttcaaataataatccATCATAATTAGTGTCGgaatacaaaagaaaaaggaagttcCATTACTTATTCATGACATAAAGTACATAAAAAATCACTCGACACAATAGATTTAGTAGCCTTTGGCATGATGCAATTATACAAttataaaaaactaaaacataGCAATGGATTTTGAGCATAGGACTCAAAttgattatttctaaaattaaatttaagccaaaaCCGGTATTTTACTTGTCAATATGGGCATGGTTTCAATCAGAAATTGGTGGTGGGAGAGAAGCAAAGGCTTGGAGCTGCTCGCCAGAGTCAATGTGTTTTGCTGGATTGGAAAAGGCAAAAAGGAAGAAGTCCATGAAATCAAAATCCTTGTAAAGTTGAGGATGTTGCTCATCTATAAGTTCTTTGGGTGCTTTAATTATGGTATCCTCAACTGGAATGGCGAAAGTTGCTATAAAAAATCGATCTTTGTCTCCGCTCATCATCACTCTGTGATTTACCGCTTTTAATCTCTCATTACTCCAtgccttcaatttttgaaattaaaattgataatcattttatgataattattcACATTCAACATCACTAAtctaatatctcttaatattttattatgagtaagataaattcaaaattttgacccttaaatttcatgttctatatatttatatagatgATGCATGCATTTTAAGTTTTGCGTAATTTAAAATTGAACATTAATCACATATATACCTTGAGAGGATCTCCAACAACAAAGCAAAAGGAAGAAGGAGATAAAGACAACTTGATCCATTGGCCGTTGACCTCAATTTCTGGCCCTGAATCTTGATCATCACAAATGATTGTGCTGATAGGTTTGTCAGTATGAGCAAAGAGTCTTCTTTCATAATCTCCTGGTGGAGGagccatgtatttcataaatcaCACCAGTGATTTGTAGTTTATCATCACAGACTCTCATTTCTTCCCTAATCCATAACTATCAATTATCATTAACCAGATTAACTTGTTCAACACCTCTATTTGTGTCGCCATGGTATGTATAGTATTATTGAGACAAAAGATCAAAAGAAAATGTGAAAACAGGAATTTGCTCTACTCGAAACAAAAATGAATTCGAAATGATTAGAACAACTAGCATAAAAGAACCAAAACATGAAAAAGATATAAGAATTTATTATTACCAAAAGCGTGGGTGACCATCAGGCCACATAAGTTGAGCAAAACTTTTAACAGAGTCATAGTTGGAGGCATCTCCAAGTCTGAAGCCTTCATACAACAAAGAAACTTGATTGCATGGTCCAACCCAGCCATGGTAAGGCAAGGGACTAACGTTCTTTTGTTTCCTCTCCACTGGGACCTCAATCAGTTCTTTCATCAACTCGAAAGTCTCTTCTCGGACTTTTGCTGAAATCTTTTCGTACACCACCTCAAAACAGCCAAAAGTCTCGCAAGCCTCTCGAACCCTTTTGCACAAGCGGCGCCACCCATTAGTTCCTCGCTTCAAATCCGATGGACGGAACTCAATGACTGGGAACTCAACGGGTGGCCACTCtaacatcattaaaaaaattaagtttttagtcaacattt
This region includes:
- the LOC121225253 gene encoding probable 2-oxoglutarate-dependent dioxygenase AOP1, with amino-acid sequence MKYMAPPPGDYERRLFAHTDKPISTIICDDQDSGPEIEVNGQWIKLSLSPSSFCFVVGDPLKAWSNERLKAVNHRVMMSGDKDRFFIATFAIPVEDTIIKAPKELIDEQHPQLYKDFDFMDFFLFAFSNPAKHIDSGEQLQAFASLPPPISD
- the LOC121225009 gene encoding probable 2-oxoglutarate-dependent dioxygenase AOP1; this encodes MLEWPPVEFPVIEFRPSDLKRGTNGWRRLCKRVREACETFGCFEVVYEKISAKVREETFELMKELIEVPVERKQKNVSPLPYHGWVGPCNQVSLLYEGFRLGDASNYDSVKSFAQLMWPDGHPRFW